The proteins below come from a single Magallana gigas chromosome 10, xbMagGiga1.1, whole genome shotgun sequence genomic window:
- the LOC117683457 gene encoding uncharacterized protein isoform X5, whose translation MELTETSSILNRKLDPGAKVKSDVERLWKIRCSLYKKEKFTKEEITLLRSLISDTLDLTGRLRILVRENEDFTNQEVETYCRDMNGLQLLFNNIVEIWQKVPDPEKSKHKDEIVSDVMELSTDVTSIVGEILLVLLQRFHLNIVPLLKPLHGLFYGLGLHVKFNCLDKDLINSNSAAGIFSGFLSGVLQLFRSAKILLKRLKFEDDASVAKKKLVQTNIASFVSDATVSHGLHSFSADELRDMMIRIGNLCTDSFYTIGKTSATLDYIDLGDGVHAVSPLESLGSISHVDFVQCPIESRSLLMSGIQLNDGQHYVSDIFLVNGNAFHSQEKITLRAPIHHSSFPASATVRVKTKSGDKWIDVDGDIIAGKCEFRASYMEAFVVVAGYRPYHREITPAGFTYMSDDDSRIRINFPQNCFSRPCIVQFRLIQLNRNRIFSYKETCPDECKYITCISDVIFIKHDDDVIINEPALVHMPIINDTDDYETELVVFRKREDGEVELIPRPSAMRCESTGNCYTFQIDRFCGNGASSCRLALGKANKRQLKKNRRAIIDEFNLYYETEHICTAITMLDKSSLQSGVVKFWTEVVENRFLKRILRMRMKEGLYEVPGSRSPHIRMKDYDVIRIDLDGNMGKIRSLSSDHYFISYLSSSNQNYRSFPVEPRRDPRGRNIGVINYYRESGQEDVCIHLVAVDTERFLISGPRLPTSHSEAKPPSSQTGRVTWSRGSHRSSRSVRSTIAYRSMFEDVPVLSHQSLLVLAGALPLEYATTLGVALRVPYEDILDIKALDQPPVITNFEILWKWRGKIASLEMVDALVSALREVKQKRLIDVIMLASCEKRHLKHSDFSHRHNCVQFAVAPS comes from the exons ATGGAGTTAACTGAAACAAG TAGTATTCTTAACAGGAAGTTGGATCCAGGAGCAAAGGTCAAATCCGATGTAGAACGACTGTGGAAAATTCGCTGCAGCCTgtacaaaaaagaaaa ATTCACGAAGGAGGAAATCACCTTGCTACGTTCTCTGATCAGCGACACGCTTGATTTGACAGGGCGCCTGCGCATCCTCGTCCGGGAAAACGAAGA CTTCACTAACCAGGAGGTGGAGACGTACTGTAGAGACATGAACGGCCTACAACTCCTGTTTAACAACATCGTGGAGATCTGGCAGAAAGTGCCCGACCCAGAGAAATCAAA GCATAAGGATGAGATCGTGAGTGACGTCATGGAGCTTTCTACTGACGTCACTTCCATCGTAGGGGAGATCCTCTTGGTCCTCCTGCAGCGGTTCCACCTGAACATCGTCCCCCTACTTAAACCTCTTCACGGACTGTTCTATGGTCTAGGGCTTCACGTTAAATTCAACTGTTTGGATAAGGACCTGAT AAATAGTAACTCTGCCGCTGGAATATTCTCTGGATTTCTATCAGGAGTTTTGCAGCTATTTAGAAGCGCCAAAATTCTATTGAAGAGACTCAA ATTTGAAGATGACGCTTCTGTAGCGAAAAAGAAGCTGGTCCAGACAAATATTGCGTCATTTGTCAGTGACGCAACAGTGTCACATGGTCTGCACTC ttTCTCGGCGGATGAACTCCGTGACATGATGATCAGGATTGGGAACCTGTGTACAGACTCGTTCTACACCATCGGCAAAACTAGCGC GACCTTGGACTATATCGACCTCGGGGACGGGGTTCACGCCGTGTCTCCCCTGGAGAGCCTCGGTTCCATCTCCCACGTGGACTTTGTCCAGTGTCCAATAGAATCGCGTTCCTTGCTGATGTCGGGGATCCAGCTCAACGACGGCCAGCACTACGTCTCCGACATTTTCCTCGTCAATGGAAATGCGTTTCACAGCCAAGAGAAGATAACACTGAGGGCACCAATCCATCATTCGTCATTTCCGGCGTCTGCGACTGTTCGAGTCAAAACGAAATCTGGGGATAAATGGATTGATGTGGATGGGGATATAATT GCCGGTAAATGTGAGTTCCGTGCCAGTTACATGGAGGCCTTCGTGGTTGTAGCGGGTTACCGCCCCTATCATCGGGAGATAACTCCTGCCGGTTTCACCTACATGTCAGACGACGACTCGCGGATCAGGATCAATTTTCCCCAAAACTGTTTCAGTCGGCCGTGCATTGTCCAGTTCAGG cTTATTCAACTTAACAGAAACAGGATAttttcatataaggaaacatgCCCAGACGAATGCAAATACATCACTTGTATATCGGACGTCATTTTCATAAAGCACGATGATGACGTCATCATCAACGAACCTGCTCTTGTTCATATGCCGATCATTAACGACACGGACGACTACGAGACTGAACTCGTTGTTTTTCGGAAGCGAGAGGACGGTGAGGTGGAACTGATCCCTCGACCTAGTGCCATGCGCTGTGAGTCCACCGGAAACTGCTATACATTCCAAATCGACCGGTTCTGTGG AAACGGCGCCTCTAGTTGCAG ACTTGCACTCGGTAAAGCGAACAAACGACAGTTGAAGAAGAACCGGCGCGCCATCATTGACGAGTTTAACCTGTACTACGAGACAGAGCACATCTGTACCGCCATTACCATGTTGGACAAGTCCTCCTTACAGAGCGGCGTCGTCAAGTTCTGGACGGAAGTCGTGGAGAACAGATTCCTTAAAAGAATTCTGCGCATGCGCATGAAGGAAGGTCTTTACGAAGTCCCCGGAAGTCGATCGCCGCACATACGCATGAAAGATTATGACGTCATTCGAATAGATTTGGACGGAAACATGGGGAAGATACGTAGTCTGTCTTCGGACCATTATTTTATTTCGTACCTCAGCAGTTCAAACCAGAACTATCGTTCGTTTCCGGTGGAGCCGAGGCGGGATCCCCGGGGCAGAAACATCGGCGTGATAAACTACTATCGGGAGTCGGGCCAAGAGGATGTCTGTATACACCTAGTTGCCGTGGATACGGAGCGGTTCCTGATTTCCGGTCCCAGACTGCCCACCTCTCACTCCGAGGCCAAACCAC CCTCCTCCCAGACGGGTCGCGTGACATGGTCCCGTGGGTCACACAGGTCCAGCCGCTCCGTCAGATCAACCATCGCCTACCGATCAATGTTCG AGGATGTGCCCGTCTTGAGTCACCAGAGTTTACTAGTGTTAGCTGGTGCCCTGCCCCTTGAGTACGCCACCACGCTAGGTGTCGCTCTCAGAGTTCCTTACGAAGACATCTTGGACATCAAGGCTTTGGATCAGCCCCCCGTCATCACAAACTTTGAAATTCTGTGGAAATGGCGCGGGAAAATTGCCAGTTTGGAAATGGTTGATGCGCTGGTGAGCGCCCTCCGCGAGGTCAAACAGAAAAGGCTGATTGACGTCATTATGCTGGCTAGCTGTGAGAAACGTCATCTCAAACACAGTGACTTCTCACATCGCCATAACTGTGTACAGTTTGCCGTCGCGCCATCATAA
- the LOC117683457 gene encoding uncharacterized protein isoform X4 produces MGISQSAGAYTPRSLNSSILNRKLDPGAKVKSDVERLWKIRCSLYKKEKFTKEEITLLRSLISDTLDLTGRLRILVRENEDFTNQEVETYCRDMNGLQLLFNNIVEIWQKVPDPEKSKHKDEIVSDVMELSTDVTSIVGEILLVLLQRFHLNIVPLLKPLHGLFYGLGLHVKFNCLDKDLINSNSAAGIFSGFLSGVLQLFRSAKILLKRLKFEDDASVAKKKLVQTNIASFVSDATVSHGLHSFSADELRDMMIRIGNLCTDSFYTIGKTSATLDYIDLGDGVHAVSPLESLGSISHVDFVQCPIESRSLLMSGIQLNDGQHYVSDIFLVNGNAFHSQEKITLRAPIHHSSFPASATVRVKTKSGDKWIDVDGDIIAGKCEFRASYMEAFVVVAGYRPYHREITPAGFTYMSDDDSRIRINFPQNCFSRPCIVQFRLIQLNRNRIFSYKETCPDECKYITCISDVIFIKHDDDVIINEPALVHMPIINDTDDYETELVVFRKREDGEVELIPRPSAMRCESTGNCYTFQIDRFCGNGASSCRLALGKANKRQLKKNRRAIIDEFNLYYETEHICTAITMLDKSSLQSGVVKFWTEVVENRFLKRILRMRMKEGLYEVPGSRSPHIRMKDYDVIRIDLDGNMGKIRSLSSDHYFISYLSSSNQNYRSFPVEPRRDPRGRNIGVINYYRESGQEDVCIHLVAVDTERFLISGPRLPTSHSEAKPPSSQTGRVTWSRGSHRSSRSVRSTIAYRSMFEDVPVLSHQSLLVLAGALPLEYATTLGVALRVPYEDILDIKALDQPPVITNFEILWKWRGKIASLEMVDALVSALREVKQKRLIDVIMLASCEKRHLKHSDFSHRHNCVQFAVAPS; encoded by the exons ATGGGGATATCACAGAGCGCAGGCGCCTACACTCCGCGCTCTTTGAACAG TAGTATTCTTAACAGGAAGTTGGATCCAGGAGCAAAGGTCAAATCCGATGTAGAACGACTGTGGAAAATTCGCTGCAGCCTgtacaaaaaagaaaa ATTCACGAAGGAGGAAATCACCTTGCTACGTTCTCTGATCAGCGACACGCTTGATTTGACAGGGCGCCTGCGCATCCTCGTCCGGGAAAACGAAGA CTTCACTAACCAGGAGGTGGAGACGTACTGTAGAGACATGAACGGCCTACAACTCCTGTTTAACAACATCGTGGAGATCTGGCAGAAAGTGCCCGACCCAGAGAAATCAAA GCATAAGGATGAGATCGTGAGTGACGTCATGGAGCTTTCTACTGACGTCACTTCCATCGTAGGGGAGATCCTCTTGGTCCTCCTGCAGCGGTTCCACCTGAACATCGTCCCCCTACTTAAACCTCTTCACGGACTGTTCTATGGTCTAGGGCTTCACGTTAAATTCAACTGTTTGGATAAGGACCTGAT AAATAGTAACTCTGCCGCTGGAATATTCTCTGGATTTCTATCAGGAGTTTTGCAGCTATTTAGAAGCGCCAAAATTCTATTGAAGAGACTCAA ATTTGAAGATGACGCTTCTGTAGCGAAAAAGAAGCTGGTCCAGACAAATATTGCGTCATTTGTCAGTGACGCAACAGTGTCACATGGTCTGCACTC ttTCTCGGCGGATGAACTCCGTGACATGATGATCAGGATTGGGAACCTGTGTACAGACTCGTTCTACACCATCGGCAAAACTAGCGC GACCTTGGACTATATCGACCTCGGGGACGGGGTTCACGCCGTGTCTCCCCTGGAGAGCCTCGGTTCCATCTCCCACGTGGACTTTGTCCAGTGTCCAATAGAATCGCGTTCCTTGCTGATGTCGGGGATCCAGCTCAACGACGGCCAGCACTACGTCTCCGACATTTTCCTCGTCAATGGAAATGCGTTTCACAGCCAAGAGAAGATAACACTGAGGGCACCAATCCATCATTCGTCATTTCCGGCGTCTGCGACTGTTCGAGTCAAAACGAAATCTGGGGATAAATGGATTGATGTGGATGGGGATATAATT GCCGGTAAATGTGAGTTCCGTGCCAGTTACATGGAGGCCTTCGTGGTTGTAGCGGGTTACCGCCCCTATCATCGGGAGATAACTCCTGCCGGTTTCACCTACATGTCAGACGACGACTCGCGGATCAGGATCAATTTTCCCCAAAACTGTTTCAGTCGGCCGTGCATTGTCCAGTTCAGG cTTATTCAACTTAACAGAAACAGGATAttttcatataaggaaacatgCCCAGACGAATGCAAATACATCACTTGTATATCGGACGTCATTTTCATAAAGCACGATGATGACGTCATCATCAACGAACCTGCTCTTGTTCATATGCCGATCATTAACGACACGGACGACTACGAGACTGAACTCGTTGTTTTTCGGAAGCGAGAGGACGGTGAGGTGGAACTGATCCCTCGACCTAGTGCCATGCGCTGTGAGTCCACCGGAAACTGCTATACATTCCAAATCGACCGGTTCTGTGG AAACGGCGCCTCTAGTTGCAG ACTTGCACTCGGTAAAGCGAACAAACGACAGTTGAAGAAGAACCGGCGCGCCATCATTGACGAGTTTAACCTGTACTACGAGACAGAGCACATCTGTACCGCCATTACCATGTTGGACAAGTCCTCCTTACAGAGCGGCGTCGTCAAGTTCTGGACGGAAGTCGTGGAGAACAGATTCCTTAAAAGAATTCTGCGCATGCGCATGAAGGAAGGTCTTTACGAAGTCCCCGGAAGTCGATCGCCGCACATACGCATGAAAGATTATGACGTCATTCGAATAGATTTGGACGGAAACATGGGGAAGATACGTAGTCTGTCTTCGGACCATTATTTTATTTCGTACCTCAGCAGTTCAAACCAGAACTATCGTTCGTTTCCGGTGGAGCCGAGGCGGGATCCCCGGGGCAGAAACATCGGCGTGATAAACTACTATCGGGAGTCGGGCCAAGAGGATGTCTGTATACACCTAGTTGCCGTGGATACGGAGCGGTTCCTGATTTCCGGTCCCAGACTGCCCACCTCTCACTCCGAGGCCAAACCAC CCTCCTCCCAGACGGGTCGCGTGACATGGTCCCGTGGGTCACACAGGTCCAGCCGCTCCGTCAGATCAACCATCGCCTACCGATCAATGTTCG AGGATGTGCCCGTCTTGAGTCACCAGAGTTTACTAGTGTTAGCTGGTGCCCTGCCCCTTGAGTACGCCACCACGCTAGGTGTCGCTCTCAGAGTTCCTTACGAAGACATCTTGGACATCAAGGCTTTGGATCAGCCCCCCGTCATCACAAACTTTGAAATTCTGTGGAAATGGCGCGGGAAAATTGCCAGTTTGGAAATGGTTGATGCGCTGGTGAGCGCCCTCCGCGAGGTCAAACAGAAAAGGCTGATTGACGTCATTATGCTGGCTAGCTGTGAGAAACGTCATCTCAAACACAGTGACTTCTCACATCGCCATAACTGTGTACAGTTTGCCGTCGCGCCATCATAA